The Tursiops truncatus isolate mTurTru1 chromosome 6, mTurTru1.mat.Y, whole genome shotgun sequence genome includes a window with the following:
- the LOC117312608 gene encoding interferon alpha-1-like: MAPTLSLLLALVLLSCHSNCSLGCDLPQTHSLANTRALMLLQQMRRISPFSCLKDRNDFGFPQEAFGGNQFQKAQAIAVVHEMIQQTFQLFSTEGSAAAWDETLLDKFCTALYQQLTDLQACLMQEAGLEGTPLLKEDSILAVRKYFHRITVYLQEKKYSPCAWEIVRAEVMRSFSSSTNLQERLRRKE, from the coding sequence ATGGCCCCAACCTTGTCCTTACTCCTGGCCCTGGTGCTGCTCAGCTGCCACTCCAACTGCTCTCTGGGCTGCGACCTGCCTCAGACCCACAGCCTGGCTAACACGAGGGCCCTGATGCTCCTGCAACAGATGAGGAGAAtctcccccttctcctgcctGAAGGACAGAAATGACTTTGGATTCCCCCAGGAGGCGTTTGGAGGCAACCAGTTCCAGAAGGCTCAAGCCATCGCTGTCGTCCATGAGATGATCCAGCAGACCTTCCAGCTCTTCAGCACAGAGGGCTCGGCTGCCGCTTGGGATGAGACCCTCCTGGACAAGTTCTGCACTGCACTTTATCAGCAGCTCACTGACCTGCAAGCCTGTCTGATGCAGGAGGCGGGGCTGGAAGGGACTCCCCTGCTCAAGGAGGACTCCATCCTGGCTGTGAGGAAATACTTCCACAGAATCACTGTCTATCTGCAAGAGAAGAAGTACAGCCCTTGTGCCTGGGAGATTGTCAGAGCAGAAGTCATGAGATCCTTCTCTTCATCAACAAACTTGCAAGAAAGACTCAGGAGGAAGGAATGA
- the LOC117312603 gene encoding interferon omega-1-like has protein sequence MAFVLSLLTALVMFSYGPGGSLGCDLSQNHVRISRKNFMLLGQMRRISPRFCLKDRKDFGFPQDMVDGSQLPKAQATSVLHEMLQQVFRLFHTERSSAAWDTSLLDKLCTGLHQQLEDLDACLVQAMEDEETALGVMGPTLAVKRYFQGIHLYLKEKKYSDCAWEIVRVEIMRSLSSSTNLQERIRIMDGDLGSP, from the coding sequence ATGGCCTTCGTGCTCTCTCTACTGACCGCCCTGGTGATGTTCAGCTACGGCCCTGGTGGATCTCTGGGCTGCGACCTGTCTCAGAACCACGTGCGGATTAGCAGGAAGAACTTCATGCTTCTGGGCCAGATGCGGAGAATCTCCCCTCGCTTCTGTCTGAAGGACAGAAAAGACTTCGGTTTCCCCCAGGACATGGTGGATGGCAGCCAGCTCCCGAAGGCCCAGGCCACCTCTGTCCTCCACGAGATGCTCCAGCAGGTCTTCCGCCTCTTCCACACAGAGCGCTCCTCTGCCGCCTGGGACACCTCCCTCCTGGACAAACTCTGCACTGGGCTCCATCAGCAGCTGGAGGACCTGGACGCCTGCTTGGTGCAGGCGATGGAAGATGAAGAAACTGCCCTGGGAGTGATGGGCCCTACACTGGCTGTGAAGAGGTACTTCCAGGGAATCCATCtctacctgaaagagaagaaatacagtgACTGTGCCTGGGAAATTGTCAGAGTGGAAATCATGAGATCCTTGTCTTCATCAACCAACTTGCAAGAAAGGATAAGAATTATGGATGGAGACCTGGGGTCACCTTGA